In Patulibacter sp. SYSU D01012, a single window of DNA contains:
- a CDS encoding DedA family protein yields the protein MTPTFPLALSFTEALRELGYAGVALLMLLETVFPPIPSEAVLPLAGYFVERGDFSFPLVLLAATAGSVLGAVALYEAARWGGRPFVERFARRARLDPAQLDRAERWFARRGPIVVLVARCIPGVRSVVSLPAGLFKMPRAQYLLWTLIGSALWNFLLIGAGYLLGAEWENVGAAVGPISKPAVGVVVLVALFFLVRAWRRRPARGEQPDA from the coding sequence ATGACCCCGACCTTCCCGCTCGCCCTCTCGTTCACCGAGGCGCTCCGCGAGCTCGGCTACGCCGGCGTGGCGCTGCTGATGCTCCTCGAGACGGTCTTCCCGCCGATCCCGTCCGAGGCCGTGCTGCCGCTGGCGGGCTACTTCGTCGAGCGCGGGGACTTCTCGTTCCCGCTCGTCCTGCTCGCCGCGACGGCCGGCTCCGTGCTCGGCGCCGTCGCGCTCTACGAGGCGGCGCGCTGGGGCGGCCGGCCCTTCGTCGAGCGCTTCGCACGGCGCGCGCGCCTGGATCCGGCGCAGCTGGACCGGGCCGAGCGGTGGTTCGCGCGCCGCGGGCCGATCGTCGTGCTCGTCGCGCGCTGCATCCCCGGGGTGCGCAGCGTCGTGTCGCTGCCCGCCGGCCTGTTCAAGATGCCGCGCGCCCAGTACCTGCTGTGGACGCTGATCGGGTCCGCGCTTTGGAACTTCCTGCTCATCGGCGCCGGCTACCTGCTCGGGGCGGAGTGGGAGAACGTCGGCGCCGCGGTCGGGCCGATCTCGAAGCCGGCCGTCGGCGTCGTCGTCCTCGTCGCGCTGTTCTTCCTCGTCCGCGCGTGGCGCCGCCGCCCCGCGCGCGGCGAGCAGCCGGACGCCTGA
- a CDS encoding serine hydrolase domain-containing protein → MPITAPSVRRPALLATLVAAALPAAAVAAPAADAAPSPPKSGLRTALQRDADGLLRYGTPGVLVGVQRGTRTLKVRSGHGDLRTRRAVPWNAKFRIGSMTKPFVATVVLQLVGEGRLSLDDRVERWLPGLVRGHGNDGNAVTVRQLLQHTSGLPEYTALIPWISTRKGFEAHRFDTVTAREAVALAMQEKPTFAPGTSWSYSNTNYALAGLIVEAVTGRPWQDEVRDRIVTPLRLRGTTLPGTDPDIPAPHAVGYERFPGRGATAEDPRYGRQIDATRQNVSWGGAAGEIISTVDDGNRFLRALVGGRLLAPAQLAEMQRTVPTNAAFRKNWPGSRYGLGLMRVPTSCGPSWSHGGDIMGFMTRNGVTPDGRRSVVVTMNTDSPKRRAGVAAPKHDITRRVIDRALCG, encoded by the coding sequence ATGCCCATCACCGCCCCCTCCGTCCGCCGGCCGGCGCTCCTCGCGACGCTCGTCGCCGCCGCGCTGCCCGCCGCCGCCGTCGCCGCTCCGGCGGCCGACGCGGCCCCGTCGCCGCCGAAGTCCGGGCTGCGCACCGCGCTGCAGCGCGACGCCGACGGCCTGCTCCGCTACGGCACCCCGGGCGTCCTCGTCGGCGTGCAGCGCGGCACGCGCACGCTGAAGGTGCGCAGCGGCCACGGCGACCTGCGCACCCGCCGGGCGGTGCCGTGGAACGCGAAGTTCCGCATCGGCAGCATGACGAAGCCGTTCGTCGCGACGGTCGTGCTGCAGCTCGTGGGCGAGGGCCGGCTGTCGCTGGACGACCGGGTCGAGCGCTGGCTGCCCGGCCTGGTGCGCGGCCACGGCAACGACGGCAACGCGGTCACCGTCCGCCAGCTGCTGCAGCACACGAGCGGGCTGCCCGAGTACACGGCCCTGATCCCGTGGATCTCCACCCGCAAGGGCTTCGAGGCGCACCGCTTCGACACCGTCACCGCCCGCGAGGCCGTCGCGCTCGCGATGCAGGAGAAGCCGACGTTCGCGCCCGGCACGTCGTGGAGCTACTCGAACACGAACTACGCCCTGGCCGGGCTGATCGTCGAGGCCGTCACCGGCCGCCCGTGGCAGGACGAGGTGCGCGACCGCATCGTCACGCCGCTGCGCCTGCGCGGCACGACGCTGCCGGGCACCGACCCCGACATCCCGGCGCCGCACGCCGTCGGGTACGAGCGCTTCCCGGGCCGCGGCGCCACGGCCGAGGACCCCCGCTACGGCAGGCAGATCGACGCGACGCGCCAGAACGTCTCCTGGGGCGGCGCGGCGGGCGAGATCATCAGCACGGTCGACGACGGCAACCGCTTCCTGCGCGCCCTCGTCGGCGGCCGCCTGCTGGCCCCGGCGCAGCTCGCCGAGATGCAGCGCACCGTGCCGACGAACGCCGCGTTCCGCAAGAACTGGCCGGGCAGCCGCTACGGGCTGGGCCTGATGCGGGTGCCCACGTCGTGCGGCCCGTCCTGGTCCCACGGCGGCGACATCATGGGCTTCATGACGCGCAACGGCGTGACGCCCGACGGCCGGCGCAGCGTCGTCGTCACGATGAACACCGACTCGCCCAAGCGCCGGGCCGGGGTGGCGGCGCCGAAGCACGACATCACGCGGCGCGTGATCGACCGCGCGCTCTGCGGCTGA
- a CDS encoding oxygenase MpaB family protein, with product MPSTAASLPPTPDTAAPTAVMERPHASPDGLFDDHAMIRRVHRERAVVLHGPRALLLQASHPLAFAGFWGTTAAKEPEKAYPRLQRTAEAMATAVFGSEEAAETMGRRIRAVHGKVRGTLPHAAGPWPAGTEWRADDPELLLWILAALVDSALVVFERFVRPLRPEERDAFWRDYRRVGELFGLRQEDMPQTITQFDAYVAEMLASDRIEVMPEARAAGRRIVLSPPVPLPFRPALELANEVTASLLPPKVRKGFGLRWDPARDLAVSAVGTWSRLLLRPVLPTALAWTPHGRPAPLA from the coding sequence GTGCCGAGCACCGCCGCCAGCCTTCCGCCGACCCCCGACACGGCCGCCCCGACGGCCGTGATGGAGCGTCCGCACGCGAGCCCGGACGGGCTGTTCGACGACCACGCCATGATCCGCCGGGTGCACCGCGAGCGCGCGGTCGTCCTCCACGGGCCCCGGGCGCTGCTGCTGCAGGCCAGCCACCCGCTCGCGTTCGCCGGGTTCTGGGGCACCACCGCCGCGAAGGAGCCGGAGAAGGCGTACCCGCGACTGCAGCGCACGGCCGAGGCGATGGCGACCGCCGTCTTCGGGTCCGAGGAGGCCGCCGAGACGATGGGCCGCCGCATCCGCGCGGTGCACGGCAAGGTCCGCGGCACGCTGCCGCACGCCGCCGGGCCGTGGCCCGCGGGCACCGAGTGGCGGGCGGACGATCCCGAGCTGCTGCTGTGGATCCTGGCGGCGCTCGTCGACTCGGCGCTCGTCGTCTTCGAGCGCTTCGTGCGGCCCCTGCGGCCCGAGGAGCGGGACGCGTTCTGGCGCGACTACCGCCGCGTCGGCGAGCTGTTCGGCCTGCGGCAGGAGGACATGCCGCAGACGATCACCCAGTTCGACGCGTACGTCGCCGAGATGCTCGCCTCCGACCGCATCGAGGTCATGCCGGAGGCGCGCGCCGCTGGCCGCCGCATCGTCCTCTCCCCGCCGGTCCCGCTGCCGTTCCGCCCCGCGCTCGAGCTGGCGAACGAGGTGACGGCGTCGCTGCTGCCGCCGAAGGTGCGCAAGGGCTTCGGCCTGCGCTGGGACCCGGCGCGCGACCTCGCCGTCAGCGCCGTCGGCACCTGGTCGCGGCTGCTGCTGCGCCCCGTGCTGCCCACGGCACTGGCCTGGACGCCGCACGGCCGTCCCGCCCCGCTGGCCTGA
- a CDS encoding NAD(P)-dependent oxidoreductase: protein MILITGGSGFIGSHVVRALADRGVASVLLQRRSADVPQHLTDLPVAAAAEQADVADLDALRAIARRHPLTGIVHLAGYPAPGDPVDGVTSTERLTHGLANVVRVAAEHDLRRVTVASTIGVYGGLRHEGPLTEDLPVRLSAPHPIPRWKKITELLTEQFAEATGVELVNLRISGTWGPRGHDDPFFAAPALVHAAARRRPLDLSALAAPPHLGDGLDLCYVKDTGRAIALLQLTDGLRHRTYNVASGRVTTNAEIVDALRPLAPDADLTLPAGDGHAMNPLSIDRLRADTGFAPEYDTARAAADYVAWLRAGHER from the coding sequence ATGATCCTCATCACCGGCGGTTCCGGCTTCATCGGCTCGCACGTCGTCCGCGCCCTCGCGGACCGCGGCGTCGCCTCCGTCCTGCTCCAGCGGCGCTCGGCCGACGTCCCGCAGCACCTGACCGACCTGCCCGTCGCGGCTGCCGCCGAGCAGGCCGACGTGGCGGACCTGGACGCGCTCCGCGCGATCGCCCGCCGGCACCCGCTCACCGGCATCGTGCACCTGGCCGGCTACCCCGCCCCGGGCGACCCCGTCGACGGCGTGACCTCGACCGAGCGCCTGACGCACGGGCTCGCGAACGTGGTCCGCGTGGCCGCCGAGCACGACCTCCGGCGGGTCACCGTCGCCAGCACGATCGGGGTCTACGGCGGCCTCCGCCACGAGGGCCCGCTCACGGAGGACCTCCCCGTCCGGCTGTCCGCCCCGCACCCGATCCCGCGCTGGAAGAAGATCACCGAGCTGCTGACCGAGCAGTTCGCGGAGGCCACGGGCGTCGAGCTCGTCAACCTGCGGATCTCCGGCACCTGGGGCCCGCGCGGCCACGACGACCCGTTCTTCGCCGCGCCCGCCCTGGTGCACGCCGCGGCCCGCCGCCGCCCGCTCGACCTCTCGGCCCTCGCCGCCCCGCCGCACCTCGGCGACGGCCTCGACCTCTGCTACGTCAAGGACACCGGCCGGGCGATCGCGCTGCTGCAGCTCACCGACGGCCTGCGGCACCGGACGTACAACGTGGCCTCGGGCCGGGTGACGACGAACGCCGAGATCGTCGACGCCCTCCGGCCGCTCGCGCCCGACGCCGACCTGACGCTGCCCGCGGGCGACGGCCACGCGATGAACCCCCTGAGCATCGACCGCCTGCGCGCGGACACCGGGTTCGCGCCCGAGTACGACACCGCGCGCGCCGCGGCCGACTACGTCGCGTGGCTCCGGGCCGGCCACGAGCGCTAG
- a CDS encoding M20/M25/M40 family metallo-hydrolase encodes MSVAPPAATELLQRLIRFVTVNPPGNEREANEFLAGILRDAGFAVTLVGMTPERPALVAELRAADEAAAAEGPVLGLLSHVDTVLADPSEWQHDPWSGDLVDGEIWGRGAIDMKSQTAAEITAALQLVAEGWRPARGALKIIVVPDEETGGDEGARWLCDTHPDLARCDLLLNEGGGAPLRFRGTLHYGVGVGEKGPVRFLLRAHGRAAHGATPRLGDNALVKLAPLVQRLADAELPFDLHPAIAGMLDGIGLDGTDPQGSYAALRAEDPSLAAAVEPMSRITFSPNVMVASDKINVIPGTAELRVDCRVPPGVTVEQAHERILAAVGPLPDGVELEWGTTVPGNASPAEGPLFDALRDWIAENAPDAQVVPTFLPGFTDSRTWRDVFPDCVAYGFFPHRRIELGEQAGRMHAKDERIDVEDLEFATRCFRDVTRRILG; translated from the coding sequence GTGTCCGTCGCCCCGCCCGCCGCCACCGAGCTGCTCCAGCGGCTGATCCGCTTCGTCACGGTCAACCCGCCCGGGAACGAGCGCGAGGCGAACGAGTTCCTCGCCGGCATCCTGCGCGACGCGGGGTTCGCCGTGACGCTCGTCGGCATGACGCCCGAGCGGCCCGCCCTCGTGGCCGAGCTACGGGCCGCCGACGAGGCGGCCGCGGCCGAGGGCCCGGTCCTGGGCCTGCTCTCGCACGTCGACACGGTGCTCGCCGACCCGTCGGAGTGGCAGCACGACCCGTGGTCGGGCGACCTGGTCGACGGCGAGATCTGGGGCCGCGGCGCGATCGACATGAAGTCGCAGACCGCCGCCGAGATCACGGCGGCGCTGCAGCTCGTCGCCGAGGGCTGGCGGCCGGCGCGCGGCGCCCTGAAGATCATCGTGGTGCCGGACGAGGAGACCGGCGGCGACGAGGGCGCCCGCTGGCTGTGCGACACGCACCCCGACCTGGCGCGCTGCGACCTGCTGCTCAACGAGGGCGGCGGCGCACCGCTGCGCTTCCGCGGCACCCTCCACTACGGGGTCGGCGTGGGCGAGAAGGGGCCCGTGCGCTTCCTGCTGCGCGCCCACGGCCGCGCCGCCCACGGCGCCACGCCGCGCCTGGGCGACAACGCGCTGGTCAAGCTCGCGCCGCTCGTGCAGCGCCTGGCGGACGCCGAGCTGCCGTTCGACCTGCACCCCGCGATCGCCGGGATGCTCGACGGCATCGGCCTGGACGGGACCGACCCGCAGGGCTCGTACGCCGCCCTGCGCGCCGAGGACCCGTCGCTCGCCGCCGCCGTCGAGCCGATGTCGCGCATCACGTTCTCGCCGAACGTGATGGTCGCCAGCGACAAGATCAACGTCATCCCCGGCACCGCCGAGCTGCGCGTCGACTGCCGCGTGCCGCCCGGCGTCACCGTCGAGCAGGCGCACGAGCGGATCCTCGCCGCGGTCGGCCCGCTGCCCGACGGCGTCGAGCTGGAGTGGGGCACCACCGTGCCCGGCAACGCGTCCCCCGCCGAGGGCCCGCTGTTCGACGCGCTCCGCGACTGGATCGCCGAGAACGCGCCCGACGCGCAGGTCGTGCCGACGTTCCTGCCCGGCTTCACGGACTCGCGCACGTGGCGCGACGTCTTCCCCGACTGCGTGGCCTACGGCTTCTTCCCGCACCGCCGCATCGAGCTGGGCGAGCAGGCGGGCCGGATGCACGCCAAGGACGAGCGGATCGACGTGGAGGACCTGGAGTTCGCCACCCGCTGCTTCCGCGACGTCACCCGCCGCATCCTGGGCTGA
- a CDS encoding response regulator transcription factor gives MSVPTGDGERPIRVLIADDQAIVRGGFRVLLESEPDVEVVGEAEDGLQAVALARRRRADLVLMDVRMPRMDGLEATRALAGPGVPAEERVDVLVVTTFDLDEYVFGALRAGAAGFLLKDAQPDVLLDAVRAVASGKGLVDPEVTRRLIARFVQVSPDPARGGALDALSDRERHVLLQLATGASNAEIARALTVEESTVKSHVSAVLAKLGLRSRVQAVILAYESGLVTPGGR, from the coding sequence ATGAGCGTCCCGACGGGGGACGGCGAGCGTCCGATCCGCGTGCTGATCGCCGACGACCAGGCGATCGTCCGCGGCGGCTTCCGCGTGCTGCTGGAGTCCGAGCCGGACGTCGAGGTCGTGGGCGAGGCCGAGGACGGCCTGCAGGCGGTGGCGCTCGCCCGCCGCCGCCGCGCCGACCTGGTGCTGATGGACGTCCGGATGCCGCGCATGGACGGCCTCGAGGCGACGCGCGCGCTGGCCGGCCCGGGCGTCCCCGCGGAGGAGCGGGTCGACGTGCTCGTCGTGACGACCTTCGACCTGGACGAGTACGTGTTCGGCGCCCTGCGCGCCGGCGCGGCGGGCTTCCTGCTCAAGGACGCCCAGCCCGACGTGCTGCTGGACGCGGTGCGGGCGGTCGCGAGCGGCAAGGGCCTGGTCGATCCCGAGGTCACCCGCCGGCTGATCGCCCGGTTCGTCCAGGTGTCGCCCGACCCCGCCCGCGGGGGCGCGCTCGATGCGCTGAGCGATCGCGAGCGCCACGTGCTGCTGCAGCTGGCGACCGGCGCGAGCAACGCCGAGATCGCGCGGGCCCTGACCGTCGAGGAGTCGACGGTCAAGAGCCACGTCTCCGCGGTGCTGGCGAAGCTGGGCCTGCGCAGCCGCGTGCAGGCCGTGATCCTGGCCTACGAGAGCGGCCTGGTGACGCCGGGCGGCCGGTGA
- a CDS encoding diacylglycerol kinase family protein: MKLALAVNPKSGARRSPEELAARFRTLGHDVDTYTLDEADAAAASGADRVVVAGGDGSMGCVFAACAEHGTPLAVLPAGTANDFARAVGVPAAWDEAVRLAADPDAPHRPVWGATLDGHPFVNVASIGLAVNAAREAAPLKSLLGPVAYGIGAGIATVKGREVHTRITVDGDEVYAGRVWQALIAASGSFGGVVQLPISDLATPELEVFVVEAGSRTQLLRRVWTMRPKGDGAGVPTFQGREIRVEVEPDLHWNVDGEVLDLGDVTARPLGPVEVFLPSPDAGTAR, from the coding sequence GTGAAGCTGGCCCTGGCCGTCAACCCCAAGTCGGGGGCCCGCCGCAGCCCCGAGGAGCTCGCGGCCCGCTTCCGCACGCTCGGGCACGACGTCGACACCTACACGCTCGACGAGGCGGACGCAGCCGCGGCGTCCGGCGCGGACCGCGTCGTCGTGGCCGGCGGCGACGGCTCGATGGGCTGCGTCTTCGCCGCCTGCGCCGAGCACGGCACGCCGCTGGCCGTGCTGCCGGCCGGCACCGCCAACGACTTCGCCCGCGCCGTCGGGGTGCCCGCCGCGTGGGACGAGGCCGTGCGCCTGGCCGCCGACCCGGACGCGCCGCACCGCCCGGTCTGGGGCGCGACGCTCGACGGCCACCCGTTCGTCAACGTCGCGTCGATCGGCCTGGCGGTCAACGCGGCGCGCGAGGCGGCGCCGCTCAAGTCGCTCCTGGGCCCCGTCGCGTACGGGATCGGGGCGGGCATCGCGACGGTGAAGGGCCGCGAGGTCCACACGCGGATCACGGTGGACGGCGACGAGGTCTACGCCGGGCGGGTCTGGCAGGCGCTGATCGCGGCGTCGGGATCGTTCGGCGGCGTCGTGCAGCTGCCGATCTCGGACCTGGCGACGCCCGAGCTGGAGGTCTTCGTCGTCGAGGCCGGCAGCCGCACCCAGCTGCTGCGCCGGGTGTGGACGATGCGGCCGAAGGGCGACGGCGCCGGCGTGCCCACGTTCCAGGGCCGCGAGATCCGCGTGGAGGTCGAGCCCGACCTGCACTGGAACGTCGACGGCGAGGTGCTCGACCTGGGCGACGTCACCGCCCGGCCGCTCGGCCCCGTGGAGGTCTTCCTGCCCAGCCCCGACGCGGGGACGGCGCGGTGA
- a CDS encoding MarR family transcriptional regulator: protein MAIPRTDQRDGVRRHDEVVGYLLKHAHLELERRTDEALAPLGLTSRELGVLRVIVGGAARSQQETATLLGVDRTSMVAVVDALERMGAVARRPSDEDRRRNVLEATADGRALFRRAEDVSLAVERDFTAALGGAGAAELRAALRALL, encoded by the coding sequence ATGGCGATTCCCCGCACCGACCAGCGCGACGGGGTCCGGCGTCACGACGAGGTCGTCGGGTACCTGCTCAAGCACGCGCACCTCGAGCTCGAGCGGCGGACGGACGAGGCGCTCGCGCCGCTGGGCCTGACGAGCCGCGAGCTCGGCGTGCTGCGCGTGATCGTCGGGGGCGCCGCGCGGTCGCAGCAGGAGACGGCGACGCTGCTCGGCGTCGACCGCACGTCGATGGTGGCCGTCGTCGACGCGCTCGAGCGGATGGGGGCCGTCGCGCGCCGCCCGTCGGACGAGGACCGGCGCCGCAACGTCCTCGAGGCCACGGCGGACGGGCGGGCGCTCTTCCGCCGGGCGGAGGACGTCTCGCTCGCCGTGGAGCGCGACTTCACGGCGGCCCTCGGCGGGGCGGGAGCGGCCGAGCTGCGGGCCGCGCTCCGCGCGCTCCTCTAG
- a CDS encoding PaaI family thioesterase, whose product MSEQAPETVREKTITWDDPMATAAQGLELGGLAFLRAMMDGTVPPPPIARLMGFGLGAVAEGEVTFVGVPDESVYNPIGMVHGGYVCTMLDSALGCAVHTTLPPGVGYTSIEIKVSYLRPVTAASGELRVRGRVTKPGRRVAFADGEVLDAAGKVLATAQSSFLVLGPQG is encoded by the coding sequence ATGAGCGAGCAGGCGCCGGAGACCGTCCGCGAGAAGACGATCACGTGGGACGACCCGATGGCCACGGCCGCGCAGGGCCTGGAGCTCGGCGGCCTGGCGTTCCTGCGGGCGATGATGGACGGCACCGTGCCCCCGCCGCCGATCGCCCGGCTGATGGGCTTCGGGCTCGGCGCGGTGGCCGAGGGCGAGGTGACGTTCGTCGGCGTCCCCGACGAGTCGGTCTACAACCCGATCGGGATGGTCCACGGCGGCTACGTCTGCACCATGCTCGACTCGGCGCTCGGCTGCGCGGTGCACACGACGCTGCCGCCCGGCGTCGGCTACACGTCGATCGAGATCAAGGTCAGCTACCTGCGCCCCGTCACCGCGGCGTCGGGCGAGCTGCGCGTCCGCGGCCGGGTGACGAAGCCGGGCCGCCGCGTGGCGTTCGCGGACGGCGAGGTGCTCGACGCCGCGGGCAAGGTGCTCGCGACGGCGCAGAGCTCCTTCCTCGTCCTCGGCCCGCAGGGCTGA
- the mce gene encoding methylmalonyl-CoA epimerase has protein sequence MFDRIDHIGIAVDDLEGQIAHYRDVLGLPLVHRETVESQGVEAVLFDVGENHVELIAPLGPDTGVAKFLAKNGPGLHHVAYQTTDIVAALATLKERGVQLIDEEPRVGIRDSRVAFLHPKSTGKVLTELTQPAHH, from the coding sequence ATGTTCGACCGGATCGACCACATCGGCATCGCCGTCGACGACCTCGAGGGCCAGATCGCCCACTACCGCGACGTCCTCGGGCTGCCCCTCGTCCACCGCGAGACGGTGGAGTCGCAGGGCGTCGAGGCCGTCCTCTTCGACGTCGGCGAGAACCACGTCGAGCTGATCGCGCCGCTCGGCCCCGACACCGGCGTCGCCAAGTTCCTGGCGAAGAACGGCCCGGGGCTGCACCACGTCGCCTACCAGACGACCGACATCGTCGCGGCCCTCGCGACGCTGAAGGAGCGCGGCGTGCAGCTCATCGACGAGGAGCCGCGCGTCGGCATCCGCGACAGCCGCGTGGCGTTCCTGCACCCGAAGTCCACCGGCAAGGTGCTCACCGAGCTCACCCAGCCGGCGCACCACTGA
- a CDS encoding sensor histidine kinase, translating to MSWVAPTRGDLVLAAVVTAFGVASVLATAPSPGVGVERPTDGWAVLLAVLATAPLGLRRSAPVGVVGVTGAAFVAAAVLGYAGAAAGLGIVLATTSAAYLTDRRGAVVAAALFAASAGAATVLAFDGEPGVAVQLATSLVLGGLAAAVGDTLRILHARNRELDALRAVEAREAVAQDRVRIAREVHDVVGHALAGIALQARAGRRLLDRDPPRAGEALREIDELATRALGETREAIGRIRGAEDRAELRPQPRLEDLDELVGRLRDGDLDVRLRRDGDGEAVPATVQASAFRIVQEALSNVVKHAGPASVDVRVTTTGDAVEVEVRDDGRRAPGPVGRGHGIRGMRERAAQVGGAVDAGPAPGGGWRVQARLPVPGRRA from the coding sequence GTGAGCTGGGTCGCGCCCACGCGCGGCGACCTCGTCCTGGCCGCCGTCGTCACGGCGTTCGGGGTGGCGTCGGTGCTGGCGACCGCCCCGTCGCCGGGCGTCGGCGTCGAGCGGCCGACCGACGGCTGGGCGGTGCTGCTGGCGGTGCTGGCCACCGCCCCGCTCGGGCTGCGGCGCAGTGCGCCCGTCGGCGTCGTCGGCGTGACCGGGGCGGCGTTCGTCGCGGCCGCGGTGCTGGGCTACGCGGGGGCGGCCGCGGGGCTCGGGATCGTCCTCGCGACGACGTCCGCCGCGTACCTGACGGACCGCCGGGGCGCGGTCGTGGCGGCCGCGCTGTTCGCGGCGTCGGCGGGCGCCGCGACGGTCCTGGCCTTCGACGGCGAGCCCGGCGTGGCGGTCCAGCTCGCGACGTCGCTCGTCCTCGGCGGCCTGGCGGCGGCGGTCGGCGACACGCTCCGCATCCTGCACGCCCGCAACCGCGAGCTCGACGCCCTGCGCGCCGTCGAGGCGCGCGAGGCGGTGGCGCAGGACCGCGTGCGGATCGCGCGCGAGGTCCACGACGTCGTCGGGCACGCGCTGGCCGGCATCGCGCTGCAGGCCCGCGCCGGCCGGCGCCTGCTCGACCGCGACCCGCCGCGGGCCGGCGAGGCGCTGCGCGAGATCGACGAGCTGGCGACCCGGGCCCTCGGCGAGACGCGCGAGGCGATCGGCCGGATCCGCGGCGCCGAGGACCGGGCCGAGCTGCGCCCGCAGCCGCGCCTGGAGGACCTGGACGAGCTCGTCGGGCGGCTGCGCGACGGCGACCTCGACGTCCGCCTGCGTCGCGACGGCGACGGCGAGGCGGTGCCCGCGACCGTGCAGGCGTCGGCGTTCCGCATCGTCCAGGAGGCCCTGAGCAACGTCGTCAAGCACGCCGGCCCCGCGTCCGTCGACGTGCGCGTGACGACGACCGGCGACGCGGTCGAGGTGGAGGTGCGCGACGACGGCCGCCGCGCACCCGGACCCGTCGGCCGCGGGCACGGCATCCGCGGGATGCGCGAGCGCGCCGCCCAGGTCGGCGGGGCGGTCGACGCCGGGCCCGCGCCGGGCGGGGGCTGGCGCGTGCAGGCGCGCCTGCCGGTCCCGGGGCGGCGCGCATGA
- a CDS encoding DUF305 domain-containing protein: protein MRPLLHPRPRAAALLALALVVPAAGCGGQAAGEHGQGATTAESTARVSDVDRAFVGQMVPHHEMAVAMARDAGRRATHAPLRALAADVVRDQRAEIAELRALAGELRVHPGAGGGAGAGHDHGDHDAMAEDAETLGLTPDETGMSMDMAALQRARPYDRAFIDAMVPHHQGAIRMARAELEQGTDPRLQGLARRIVRAQEREIRRMNGWRRSWYGAPSPAGGGRER, encoded by the coding sequence ATGCGCCCGCTCCTGCACCCGCGGCCCCGCGCCGCCGCGCTGCTCGCCCTCGCCCTGGTCGTCCCCGCCGCCGGCTGCGGCGGCCAGGCCGCCGGCGAGCACGGGCAGGGCGCCACGACGGCCGAGTCGACGGCGCGCGTGAGCGACGTCGACCGCGCGTTCGTCGGCCAGATGGTCCCCCACCACGAGATGGCGGTCGCGATGGCGCGGGACGCGGGGCGGCGGGCGACGCACGCGCCGCTGCGCGCCCTGGCGGCGGACGTCGTCCGCGACCAGCGCGCCGAGATCGCCGAGCTGCGCGCCCTGGCCGGCGAGCTGCGGGTCCATCCCGGCGCCGGCGGTGGGGCCGGTGCCGGCCACGACCACGGCGACCACGACGCGATGGCCGAGGACGCCGAGACCCTCGGCCTGACGCCGGACGAGACGGGCATGTCGATGGACATGGCCGCCCTGCAGCGCGCGCGGCCCTACGACCGGGCGTTCATCGACGCGATGGTCCCGCACCACCAGGGGGCGATCCGCATGGCCCGCGCCGAGCTGGAGCAGGGCACCGACCCGCGGCTGCAGGGGCTGGCTCGCCGCATCGTGCGCGCCCAGGAGCGCGAGATCCGGCGGATGAACGGCTGGCGCCGCTCCTGGTACGGCGCGCCGTCGCCGGCGGGCGGCGGGCGGGAGCGCTGA